One window of the Rhodococcus sovatensis genome contains the following:
- the recR gene encoding recombination mediator RecR, with translation MYEGPVQDLIDELGKMPGVGPKSAQRIAFHLLGVEPPEVDRFINALQRVRDGVQFCTVCGTVSDKELCRICADPRRDRSIICVVEEPKDVQAVERTREFKGRYHVLGGALDPLNGVGPDQLRIRELLVRVGNQEDGVDVAEVIIATDPNTEGEATATYLVRMMRDFPGLSITRLASGLPMGGDLEFADELTLGRALTGRRVL, from the coding sequence GTGTACGAAGGTCCTGTTCAGGATCTGATCGACGAGCTCGGCAAGATGCCGGGAGTCGGCCCGAAAAGCGCTCAGCGCATCGCATTTCACCTGCTGGGCGTCGAACCGCCCGAGGTGGACCGGTTCATCAATGCACTGCAGCGGGTCCGCGACGGCGTCCAATTTTGCACTGTGTGCGGGACGGTCTCCGACAAGGAGTTGTGCCGGATCTGCGCCGATCCCCGGCGTGATCGCAGCATAATCTGCGTCGTCGAGGAACCGAAAGACGTTCAGGCCGTGGAGCGCACTCGGGAGTTCAAAGGCAGGTACCACGTCCTCGGTGGTGCGCTCGATCCGTTGAACGGCGTCGGGCCTGATCAGTTGCGGATTCGCGAGTTGTTGGTGCGCGTCGGGAATCAGGAGGACGGCGTCGATGTCGCCGAGGTCATCATCGCGACCGATCCGAACACCGAGGGCGAAGCGACCGCGACTTATCTCGTCCGGATGATGCGTGATTTTCCAGGCCTCTCGATCACCCGGCTGGCCTCGGGCCTGCCGATGGGCGGGGATCTGGAGTTCGCGGACGAACTCACGCTCGGCCGCGCGCTCACCGGACGGCGGGTTCTGTAG
- a CDS encoding SRPBCC family protein: MAQVSASSSITIAQAPDQVLAALADYETVRPRILPEQYLDYIVVEGGQGNGTVAQWTLQATSKRSRNVKATVTVDGSSIVERDANSSMVTTWTVAPSGTGSEVTTTTEWKGAGGIGGFFEKTFAPLGLKKIQAQTLANLEREVR, encoded by the coding sequence GTGGCACAGGTAAGCGCGAGCAGTTCGATCACCATCGCTCAGGCGCCCGATCAGGTTCTGGCGGCACTCGCCGACTACGAGACCGTCCGTCCGCGGATTCTTCCCGAGCAGTACCTCGACTACATCGTCGTCGAAGGCGGCCAGGGGAACGGCACTGTTGCGCAGTGGACGTTGCAGGCTACGTCGAAGCGATCGCGCAACGTCAAGGCAACCGTCACCGTCGACGGATCGAGCATCGTCGAACGCGACGCCAACTCCTCGATGGTCACGACCTGGACCGTCGCCCCGTCCGGAACCGGTAGCGAGGTGACGACCACAACCGAGTGGAAGGGTGCGGGCGGAATCGGCGGGTTCTTCGAGAAGACCTTCGCTCCGCTGGGATTGAAGAAGATCCAGGCGCAGACGCTGGCGAATCTGGAACGTGAAGTGCGTTAG
- a CDS encoding FAD-binding oxidoreductase produces the protein MAYAIALPRRRPAPRESGFAAHRAGVNLLLDSYRAIPANATVRLAKKTSNLFRARSTTSAPGLDVSGLTSVISVDPQNKTADVAGMCTYEDLVAATLPYGLAPLVVPQLKTITLGGAVTGLGIESTSFRSGLPHESVLEMDILTGRGEIVTATPDGEHSDLFWGFPNSYGTLGYATRLKIQLEPVLPFVALRHVRFDDLDVMQRVMDEIVRDRVYDGTEVQYLDGVVFSAEESYLTLGIQTAEPGPVSDYHSGPDIFYRSIQHGSATPKTDRLTIHDYLWRWDTDWFWCSRAFGTQNPRIRRFWPKKYRRSSFYWKLIALDRKYDIADRLEARKGNPPRERVVQDVEVPIENTAAFLRWFLNDIPIEPLWLCPLRLREPAPPGADAARPWPLYPLEPKRTYVNIGFWSSVPIVPGAPEGAANRAIEHKVTDFQGHKSLYSDAYYTESEFAALYGGERFVELKKRHDPDSRLLDMYSKAVQRK, from the coding sequence GTGGCTTACGCGATAGCACTCCCGAGACGAAGGCCCGCACCCCGCGAGAGCGGATTCGCCGCGCACCGCGCAGGGGTGAATCTCTTGCTGGACAGCTATCGGGCGATACCCGCGAACGCGACAGTTCGGCTGGCAAAGAAGACGTCGAACCTGTTCCGGGCACGCTCGACGACGAGCGCACCCGGTTTGGACGTGTCCGGCCTGACGAGCGTCATCTCGGTCGACCCGCAGAACAAGACCGCCGATGTCGCAGGCATGTGTACCTACGAGGACCTGGTAGCGGCCACTCTCCCGTACGGCTTGGCGCCGCTCGTCGTCCCGCAGCTCAAGACGATCACTCTCGGAGGTGCGGTCACCGGACTCGGCATCGAGAGCACGTCGTTCCGTAGCGGTCTGCCGCATGAGTCGGTGTTGGAAATGGACATCCTCACCGGTCGCGGTGAGATCGTCACCGCAACTCCCGACGGTGAACATTCAGACCTGTTCTGGGGCTTTCCCAATTCGTACGGAACTCTCGGATACGCGACTCGGTTGAAAATTCAGCTGGAGCCGGTACTGCCGTTCGTCGCCCTGCGCCACGTCCGCTTCGACGATCTCGACGTGATGCAACGCGTCATGGACGAGATCGTCCGTGACCGTGTCTACGACGGCACCGAAGTGCAGTATCTCGACGGCGTCGTCTTCTCGGCCGAGGAAAGCTACCTGACCCTCGGTATTCAGACGGCCGAACCGGGGCCTGTCAGCGACTACCACTCCGGGCCTGACATCTTCTACCGCTCGATCCAACACGGGAGCGCGACACCGAAAACCGACCGACTGACGATCCACGACTACCTCTGGCGCTGGGACACCGACTGGTTTTGGTGCTCACGCGCATTCGGTACACAGAATCCGAGAATCCGACGATTCTGGCCGAAGAAATACCGTCGTTCCAGTTTCTACTGGAAGCTCATTGCGCTCGACCGAAAATACGACATCGCCGATCGCCTGGAGGCACGCAAGGGCAACCCGCCGCGGGAACGCGTCGTTCAGGACGTCGAAGTACCCATCGAGAACACTGCGGCGTTCCTGCGCTGGTTCTTGAACGACATCCCCATCGAACCGCTGTGGTTGTGTCCGTTGCGTCTTCGCGAACCGGCACCACCCGGCGCCGACGCAGCTCGCCCCTGGCCGCTGTATCCGCTCGAGCCGAAGAGGACCTACGTCAACATCGGGTTCTGGTCGTCGGTTCCGATTGTTCCAGGAGCCCCCGAAGGTGCAGCCAACCGGGCGATCGAACACAAGGTGACCGATTTCCAAGGGCACAAGTCTCTCTACTCGGATGCGTACTACACCGAGTCGGAGTTCGCCGCGTTGTACGGCGGCGAAAGGTTCGTCGAATTGAAGAAGCGTCACGACCCTGATTCACGTTTGTTGGATATGTACTCGAAGGCGGTGCAAAGAAAATGA
- a CDS encoding YbaB/EbfC family nucleoid-associated protein has product MQPGEQPDIASIMQQAQQMQQQLMAAQAEIAEAEVTGQAGGGLVTATVKGTGELVSLVIDPKIVDPEDVETLQDLIIGAIADASKSASAVAAEKLGPLAGGLGGGSLGLPGF; this is encoded by the coding sequence GTGCAACCCGGTGAGCAGCCCGACATTGCGTCGATCATGCAGCAGGCCCAGCAGATGCAGCAGCAGCTGATGGCTGCGCAAGCCGAGATCGCCGAAGCCGAGGTGACCGGCCAGGCGGGCGGAGGGCTCGTCACGGCGACGGTCAAGGGGACGGGTGAGCTGGTTTCCCTGGTGATCGATCCGAAGATCGTCGACCCCGAGGATGTCGAGACTCTTCAGGATCTGATCATCGGGGCCATCGCCGACGCGTCGAAATCTGCGTCGGCTGTTGCTGCCGAGAAGCTCGGACCGCTGGCGGGTGGGCTCGGCGGCGGATCGCTCGGGCTCCCCGGCTTCTAA